The following is a genomic window from Microcoleus sp. bin38.metabat.b11b12b14.051.
TGGCCACTTCCGAAAGAAGAAACTTTTGAACAGTGGACTATTAATCGCTTTGGCGAACGCTTGTATCAAACATTTTTTAAGACTTATACTGAAAAAGTCTGGGGAATTCCATGTTCGGAAATTCAAGCAGATTGGGCGGCGCAGCGGATTAAAGGGTTGTCTCTGACAACGGCGATTATTAATGCTTTGTTTGGCAGCAATGATACTAAAACTTTAATCAAAGAGTTTGACTATCCGGCTTTGGGGCCGGGGATGATGTGGGAAAAGTTTGCGGAAGCTGTGGAAGCTAAAGAGGGCAAAGTTTATCTCGATACTAAGGTGATTAGTTTTGAGCGTGAAGGTAATAAAATTACAAGTATTACTGCTGAACATAACGGAGAATTAGTTCAATATTCGGCGGATAATTTCATTACGAGTATGCCGATATCGGCGCTGGTAGCACGGCTGAAACCGCAGCCGCCTGAAGAGGTGTTGCACGCGGCGCGATCGCTCAAATATCGAGATTTCTTGATTGTATCGCTGATTGTCGATCGCCCAAGTTTGTTTCCTGACAACTGGATTTACATTCATTCTCCCGAAGTAAAAGTTGGGCGGATTCAGAATTTTAAGAATTGGAGTGCTGCATTGGTTCCCGATGCGAGCAAAACTTGTTTGGGAATGGAATATTTTTGCAATGAAGGCGAGGAACTTTGGGAAATGTCGGATGCTGCACTTGTGGAGTTAGCAACTCGCGAGTTGGTACAGTTGGGTTTGGCAAAAGCTGCGGATGTTGAAGATGGGGTGGTGCTGCGGCAGCCGAAGGCTTACCCTGTTTACGATGCGGAATATCGTGGACATTTGCGGGTTTTGGAAGCTTTTTTGAGTGGGATGGAGAATTTGCAGACGATCGGGCGAAATGGTATGCACCGATACAACAATCAAGACCATTCAATGCTGACGGGGATGCTGGCGGCGAGAAATTTGCTTGGGGAAAAACACGATTTGTGGGATGTGAATACTGAGCGATCGTACTATGAAGACTTTAGTGTCGATCGGTCAAAGGAAAAGAAAGATTCGGATTTGATTTCGCAGTCTAGCTGATATTGGGGAACAGCTCGTAATCGACAGCATCACTC
Proteins encoded in this region:
- a CDS encoding NAD(P)/FAD-dependent oxidoreductase; this encodes MKHYPVAIVGAGPAGLTAAYELVKQGIIPVVLEKGDKVGGLARTETYKGYRFDIGGHRFYTKVSAVQQLWQEVLGNEFIKVPRLSRIFYRGKFFNYPISAFNTLFNLGIIESALIILSYLQVRIWPLPKEETFEQWTINRFGERLYQTFFKTYTEKVWGIPCSEIQADWAAQRIKGLSLTTAIINALFGSNDTKTLIKEFDYPALGPGMMWEKFAEAVEAKEGKVYLDTKVISFEREGNKITSITAEHNGELVQYSADNFITSMPISALVARLKPQPPEEVLHAARSLKYRDFLIVSLIVDRPSLFPDNWIYIHSPEVKVGRIQNFKNWSAALVPDASKTCLGMEYFCNEGEELWEMSDAALVELATRELVQLGLAKAADVEDGVVLRQPKAYPVYDAEYRGHLRVLEAFLSGMENLQTIGRNGMHRYNNQDHSMLTGMLAARNLLGEKHDLWDVNTERSYYEDFSVDRSKEKKDSDLISQSS